TGTACTTTAGAACAATATAGAAGTAGAAAGACATTTGGATTTTGGACATTTCGGTATTATACAAACAAGTGATTATTTGTGTCATCAAGTCTAAAGGAAGAGAGATGACAACATGGGCTACAGCTTGAAATGTTTACATTCCCTGGATGTTTAAAGATGTGATTGCTTCAGTTCAACTTTGGTGGAAAAGGAGAACAGCTATGAGTGCTTCTCGTGAATATGTGGACTGGAGCACGTACAATATTTGGCTTGAGATACTTAACTCAAAATTAAGGCTCATGTTAACATGCTGTAAATAAAGACAGGTAAGGATTTTTAcagtcaaaattaaaatgaaactttaagGCATCTGGTTGACGAAAGGACGATGTTGTTGTGTTAGTGAACATGGCTTCATGTTAGTGTCTGAGGTTGATAGCCCTGTTACTTGTGTTAATCCAAGGAAGACTGGTGACGGTCCAGCTAACTGAGAAGGAAGAGTTGTCCAAATAAGAAAGTGTAAGAAATCAAAAGATGTCCATTTCCCTCCAATCAAAATGGGGCTGATACTAATGAGCACGCCACTGGTCCCTTAAACGTTGTGTCCATGGCGACTAGATCAGGCAGAAAGACGCTGAGCTGCCAGCTCCTCTGCATCATCCCTGTTCTCATTGATCTCTGCCAGTGTGCGGACAAAACGGGTCCATTCGTCGTTTCGTGGAACCGCAATTTGCTGTGGGGAACAACAGAGGCATGACTCAGATTTTAAACAGTCTTCTGAGATCACACGTAAAGtgtaaacatttgtattttttgttaaatcCTTAAGATCTTCTTAAAAAATCTCAGTAAGGTGAACTGCCCGTAGTTGTGCAATTAATCACTAAAGGAGAAATTATAGCAGGTACGAGCCTGAATCACATCTGCAACAACACACCTAAGTGACAGAACAGATCAATCAGAAAATGAGTGGTAAAAAGCAGAGTCATGCCTACTCACCTCTCCCACATCATACACAAGAACTCGTCCATCAGAGTCTCCCACAGCGATTTCTCTGCCAGAATGAGCCCATCTGACCCTGTTGAGGGCTGGGTTACCCTCTACTGTGACGCTGGCAGTGGGGACCTAAAACAATAACACGGTAGAGAAACAATCAGAGGAATGGGAACATGCTCTGCTACCTCTTAAGTGCATCATCTGTAATTAAGATTTGAGTGTGCCTCTCTTACTAGATACACAAAATTCTTGTTTCCTTTTAAGGGGTCACAGAAAACGTGCATGCTTTTAAGTAGACTACATCACCTCAGTGTCATTGTTGAGGTTCCACAGGTCCAGATGTCCAACTCCATCCACACAAGCAAACAGAGCAGGGTGAGTCGGAGACCACATGACATCATACACGTAATCCGAGTTATCTTCAAATGAGTACAGGGGCTTGTTGTTCTGCAGATTAAAAGAGacattattttaatcattgtaTTTAAAAAGAATTCAGTTGTTGCTGCACAGGTACCACCATGTGTTATATAAACATGCTCAAATGTGCTAAATGAATACAAAAtttgatgttgtttattttgtatttttaacaacACTGTTTCGTCATTCCTGTCAACGTTCCTTTGCTTTAGACACATTAGTCATGAGGCTCTAAGGTTGGTCAGTTAATggatccaccactttggtccagagtgtctcaaaaatatttaatggaTTGGCAAATAATTCCTGTTGCACACTGGACGTATTGTATATTTGTCAGATATTTAGCTTCATGACTAAATACAAGCAAAACTAGTGGCATTCCCATTAGTGGCTGTGTTAGCCAttgctaaactaagataatAAACATGGTTTTAACACTGCTGAACGTTTGCATGTTACCAGCGGCTGTGGTCCACAGCAGAAAGGGAGTGTAAACCTGCTTAAATGGAGTAAAGGCAGCGTGAGGCAGTATGAGCTTGAATATCTATAAGCTAATATTCAAACAGTATATGTGTATGATATACATCCATGATCCATTTCCCTAATTGTGTCCtgatttctctcctctctcttcggTTTAAGGTGCAAGGAAACGATGGATAAGTGGTCAGCACTCTTTAATCTGTTATCTAGTAATATTAGTAGTAGTGGTATTGCATAAACCAATGTCATGTACTGTTCATACAATCAGGGCATAATTACCACTGATAACACTTAAGTATGGTTACCTTGAaaccatcatttttttttttttttttttttacaactgcgaaggataaaaacaaactttgaacCTGAACTTTTATCTGTGTTTCAAGTTGGTCTCATAGAGTTGCTCACATTATTTAGCCTTGTAAAATTAGAGACATTACTTTTGGGTAAACAGGATTCATTACAGTAACTCTTTTGGTTGTCAGGACTCCTGACTCACAGTTTAATTGATATACTTTTAACTGAAGTATATGAcaggcaaataaacaaaaccattATTGTCCTGAACTCTTTGCTACACACAGAGGGCTCTTTTCAACCAGACAAAATTAACTTTGCTCAAATCTCATTGTGCCTTAGATCTTGCTCGTACCTTGGTGCTCCACAGCTTAACAGTCCAGTCGAAAGAGGAGGTAACAAAAAGGTGGGAGAAGTCCAGGGGCCCTGCAGCTGTGTGGCAGTTGATCCCTGTGATGGGCCCGTGATGGCCCTCAAACATCTCACTAATGCCCGCTTTGCTGTGGAGCACACAGATGAAGGGGGGAGTAAGAGCAAACGTACTGACAGATTACAATGAGCATgacaaatttcatttttaaaagcagcagatgttGAGTAATGACCTTCAGTTGTAATGATGTTTGAATATGCATTTATGTACATGGCATGAaggaaacacaatgaaaattcAAAAGATTAACAGTTTGTACTTGTGCTTTTTAATCATCTGGCCATTACATTAAGCATGAAAGAAAGCAACAGGCACTGACGGACCTCTGCTGGATATATTCACATTAATCATTTACTTATATCATGTGATTACCAGCAGGGTGGCAAAAGAGCCTGCAACCCCTCAACCACATGTTGCAGAGCTGTTACCAACTGAGGCTCTGATAATTAACGAAGAGAGGTAAATACTCAGCATGAGTGATGCTTATGCATTATTAACTGCGATGAGAGTATCATACCATTGTAAATGAGGTGGAAAATTATTCCCCCAATTACAGAGGTGATTCTGCTGTGCGAAACCTAGCAGCTATCCCCTCTCTGTGGTCTCTGGGCATACTGCAGGACATTTAGTATGGAGCTAACACGCTACTCAGTGGCAGCTCTGATTTAAGCCACATTTCACTGCTGAGGACTATCCACTGTGAGAGGAGCTCCAGTCTCTTAAATGAGAACATTGTGGGATGAACTGCAGTTTTAATTCTCCCCGGGACGACCGACTGTAAACAAACTCTCTCACCCAGAGACACATActcgaaagaaaaaaaaaaaaaaaaaaaaaggacagggaaaaaatgatttgtttctCCTGCATGTGTGCCCTGTTTATGTTGAACGACCTTTACAAACACAACTGacaagtggaaaagaaaaacaggatgacTGGGCAGGAGTGAAACCTCAAACAGCAGGAGATCAAGTGTTGGATTTGCATTGCACGGGGAAGTGAGTGGGCTATATTTATTTGACACATGGTCCTAGGTGGGCCTAACAAGACGCCTTAGTTTCCTGGCGGTCTTCGGGAGGGACACTGGGGACCGCGGTTGCTTATGAACGCACCTTCCATGACGACACGACATGTAGACAGAGCCGTCCTCGCTGCCCACCACGAAATTGTTGACATCTCCGAGAGGGAAAGACATGGAGGTGACAGCTACAGCTTTGGACTGCTTGAACACCAGCTCCATGCTGTCCTGTGGAGGGGAGGGAACATGGAACAACATCCATAACAAGCTCCCTGCTCAGGCTTTATGttaacacacactctgccaAGCACAACCTATAAAAATCACTTGACAGTTTATTAATGCATAATCTAAATTCAACTAGCACTTTATAAAAAATTGACGTCTGACATCAAGGTCTTGGCAGCACGGATGAAATGACACAGCTAGCAAAGTTAATTtccttgaaagtgaaaaatgagTTGTAGAAGAAATGAGGGTAAAGCCGGGGGAAATACCAAACTGGAATGCTAAAACGAAGGAGTTCAGccaaaatgtttgacatttagcATGAACGGGAAGGGACAGGAAGTGTGTGGAATGTGaaagtgaagagacagaaagtacacaaaatgtaaaaactaagCTCCGCTCTTTAAAACGGGACGAATAATTAACATAGCAATTAAACTTTATGGTGAAATCTTTAATCCTAAGTCGTTTATGTCATTCAGAAATACTCCTCTGACCAACCATGAataaaaaacacccacacacaaacagtaaacatGTTACCTGTGGCTGTGAAAGCATGTCCAGACTCCAGGAGCACATCTTTCCATCAGTGGAGATGCTAATCAAGTTGTGGGCGTTCTGGGTGCcaaccacattcacacagtaaACTGGGTGCTGcaaagagaaggggggagaaattttatttttctgctgcatttaaaTTAAGTGTGATTCCACTGTCAGTTGTTTACTGTACCGTATGCGCTGCTGCAGACAGGGGTGTCCTCTGCACCGGGGTTCTCTTGTTGCTCCTGTTGTCCCACAGTACGATCTGCCCTGAATATGTGCCCCCCACCACAACGTTAGGGTGGAACTTGGCAAACGCAGCCGACATAACAGCAGACtgtcagaaagaagaaaaagtggagAAAGGAATAGgcaatatttattttctctggtaATGAAAAAGTATATATTTGCAGTGACACAGCCTGGTGACAAGTCTCGAGTCATGTGCCGTCACACCAGGTCCAATCAAACAAAATGTATCTATGCCCATGTTACACATGTCCACCTTCAAGAACAAAGCTCAATCCTGTGTGACAGAGCTGGTCagtatggcttaaaaaaatCTCTCAGTCTTTTAAATTCTTTTGACATTATACAAAGTTCATCATGATATTCAtgtattttgtgtaaaaaaaaaacaaaaaaaaaacatcatggccACTTTTACATGGTGAAGAGGGAGCGGCGCCGTAAGGCAAAGCTATCAGTTTATCAGTTGATGACCTTCACCTATGGTCATGAACTCTGGgtagtgactgaaagaatgagattGTGGTTGCAAGCGGATGAAATGAATTTCCTCTGCAGGCTGGCTGGGCAGGTTAAGGAGCTCTGACTGTCTGAGGGATTTtggagtagagccgctgctccttcACGTCAGAAGGAGCCAGCTGTGGTGGTTTGGGCATCTGATTAGGAAGCCTCCTGGGCACCCCAGGGCagacccagaacacactggagagattaTACATCTCATCTGGTCTGAGAACGCTGCAGGATCcctcaggaggagctggaaaacgttgctggggagagggatGTCTGGGCTGCCTTGGTTAACTTGTTCCCACTacaatggatggatggatgatcaTTTTGGAGAGTTAAAAAGAAACCAGATCCAAATGTCTTAGTTGAAAGGCAGTATTGCAAAGCCCAGTGATATATGCTCTAAATAGTTTTGAACCTATTTTGAGCGTCATTTCACTGTTGACTTAAGCcgttttttaaatgtcttttcagcGGTCACTTTGTAGTTATTCTTCAATTTACAGTTTTGAAAATCTataatgaatatgaatttttatatagtAAATTAAATTCCCCCAaaatagtgttttgttttgttatttttctggcCCTTTTTTGCCTTCATTTTGACAGCCgcactgagagagacagaaaagtcagcgagagagagagcgaggggatgacatgcagcaaagggccacgggtcgGATCTGAGCCGGGGCCGCTGCGGTCAGGACCAAGCCCCCGCCCCCCCCATGTGGCACGcactccaccaggtgagccactgtgGCGCCCCCAAAAACAGTTAATTAGTTTCAAGACCAGATGCTGCttacacatgaatgcatcagtgATAATAATCCAATATTCTAAGACAAGAAAGGCACTCAGAGCGTAAATCTCCACCAAGGCCAACGTCAAACAACTTACACCACACTTgggagaaaaaaattcaaaatcataGTTAATGATCTGGATCTGTCCCAAAAATCAATGAGCTCTTCCCTGGTCCACGACCCATCCTTCTACCAAGTTCAGtacaaatcagttcagtactttttgtgttatcctgctgacaaacaaacaaacatgggtaaaaacataacctccttggcagaggtaataatAACTCTATTTTCCACTGATGTAATTGACCACAAGGCAGAACTGTATTAAATCACTGACTGGCAAACTGGCTGCAAAATACTGCAAAGCTTTATATCAGCAACACTTGAAATCTTTAAAGTTGCCAGTAATCAAAATATGGAAAACATCAAGTTGAATCTGTTGTTCTCCTGCTTCATCTCAAAAGTTAAAGAACTGTTcatgtgtgcatctgtgcatgtttgCTCTTTTCCAAATCAACAGGTCAACAggattcattattaatttttgGATTATGACTTGATTCATGAATTTTATTACTGGTTTTCATGTGCCTACATGGCCTCTCTGCTCTACCTACCACAATCTTAACTCAATATTTTATCTTaagggatttctttttttaaacagaaattgTGAAACCTTGTGGAGGAAACTTTCATTTCGACCCGACTTGGAGGCACAAAGAAAATTACCTTCACActtctgttcagttttattcatcTGAGCAGTACGCCTGCATCTACATCCGCTCTGGAGGCAACAACATGTGGTTCTACTCAGCTTGTCTTGCTGAAGGAGCCTCAGGGTAGGCATTATAATAAGCCTGGGCAGAATGGAggagctctgctgctctccctgCTAGCTCGTCTGAACACAGGGCCCTTGTTTAGATGCACATGATAACTAGCCCTGCCCCACACACTTAATCCTGCTGCAGTGCTCGGATTCCATTCAACTCCTGCACCACAGGTCTTCTCCGGCGCCTCATGAACATGTGTTTGTGGATAGATGTGGTGAAGGTGGATGCCAGCACGGTGAACTCACAATGTGGATGAAGGcaggaggggtgaggggtgggggggcttaggagggaggagagagggtgagCAAACAGGGGTTGGTTGGTGGTGCTCCACGTGTGTCATGGAAGAAGCCACCCGTGAGGACGAGGGGAGGAGCGGGAGGAAGAAGCAGAGAAGCGTTGCTTTAGGTACCTGACAATGGAAGACGTACTCCGGTGTTGCCTTCTTGTACTTCATGTTCCAGACTAACGCTACCCCATCTGGCTCGTGAGGAGCGTCCTCGTTGTTGTTGTATGAGGCAACCAGGAGTTCAGGATACTggtgacagaagaaaaaagaaaaaagaaagaaaaatcagccCAAATGAATGTCAGGGGGAGGCAGACATGCCCCCCAGGCTCCATGTGGACAAGCCTCGTTTGCTGCTGAATGCCTTAAAGACTGAGTAAATCTTTCCTCAGATTTATGGCTTGTTTAAGTCGCCCAACCCCCTAAAAACTTtggtaaattatgtttttatttcctttaataaTTTTAACCAAAACTTACACTCCTGAAAGCGCTCAGGAGAACACCACAGTACactaaaacacagcagctctttGAGAATCTTTTCAAATTTAAGCCGACTGAAGTGCAGAGAATGAATACAGAAAGACTATCAGGATGTAATCAAATCATTACCCTCTGCTATTTCTAATGCTTGATCTGAGATTTACAGTCTGAATACATAATTTCAAATAACCAGGGTTTGGATATCGCTCTGAGCAAGTGAATACTGTGAACAAAGGGCTGGTGTTCAATCACTGTCAAAAGTCATTGCAGAATGATGCATTAAATGACCTTGGACACTAGAGGAAACAAATCATTATGGCCTCTAACTAAGTGACAATTTGTGTGGGACATAACTTACTTTTTTCCCTAAGGGACTTGTGGCTAAAAGTAAATGCTGTCAAACTCAAGCTATGTAATCATAAAGCATTATGGCTGCACAAGTCTAAGTTGTTTTAACAGCCATTTAGCAACTACTTCCATtttagcacaaaaaaacaataaattcattgttaaaattgacatattttttcttaaaagtGTCTTGTGTTTAATTATGAAAGAGcggtaaaaagaaaattaccTGGGGGGACCAGTCGAGGCAGGTGACGACACGATGTTTGGACCAACGCTCATCCATGAACTGCCTGTTGAGGGAGAGCTTTGCTCCAGCCTGGATTTCACTGGGGAAAAACAAAGCACcgcaaatcaataaaaacacttcTTCAAAAACCAATTACAAGTTCTTTAACAACACTAGCTGTCCAATTATtacccctccttctcctccaggtCACGGCCACTGTAGTCAAAGAAGAGGTCCACATGCTCTGATAGAGCCCGCTCAATAATGCGAGTGCTGTGGTCAAAGAAATTCACAAACTCCTCTGAGTGCAGGATCTggagtttttcctcctctgttagCTCATGGGGGGGTGctatacagagaaaaaaaaaaaaaacacacagtgagatgTAGTGAAGATTTCTGCTGCTCACGGCCGTTATGATATGTGATTCACTGCTTTACAGGAACAGAAACCTCTTTGTACTGTGAATCAACTATTATATGTGAAATTGTAAAATTCCTACAAGAAGTGAAGGGGCACAATTTCAGCCGAGTATGTCAATTATAAATGGTCACTGGTGGTGAAGtaccttcttcctcctcattctGGTCCGGTTTCTCAGTCGGAGTCTCGGCTACTGGTTGAGGAGGAGcaatttcttcctcttcttcttcctctgtggatCAAAAAGTGAACCCTGTTAAACACTGGAAAATACACTGAGCTATGTTGTATAAACTAAATCTCTCAATCAACATATTATTGTGTAAATCATTTGGTTTATGATATCTGTGTTGTCACATCCCCAGACATAAGCAGAGATTAAAACCAAATTCAAAATAACAACTTCCGCCAAACAGATGATCATGCCTCCATACagacatttcatacattttttggTCACTACATCTTCCATCtctattattttcttctttcaataAAAGCTTCACCCAGTGATTATGGGCATGGCAATAGACGGATTTTGTATCTCTGCCTtgcatttgtttggtttgtcaGCACAATGTCGCCTTTCAAAAAGAACCTGCTGCTCTAAAGCAGGGAAGTTTGTCATTTGTGTTAAAGGGACACAGCTCAGCGGGTGTCTTGTTGTCATAGGGACCCCTGTCTTTCCCAACTGTTAATGAGACTCAAACCATTCAATAGAGAGTTGAGTTGTCAGTGtagctgtttcctctgtgtcccAGTAGCAGGTTGCCCCCTTCTAGGCCACGGGGCAGCGGGGCAGAGGGTGTGGAGCAGCTGCCCGGGCCCGTCCTATTGGTCTGGCCAGATGACGGCATGGTGCAAAAGCAGATGGTGATGCTGGGATTGTCTTGTGCTCTTCAGAGGTGGCATGGGGATGGCACAGAGGTTTTCCGCCTGATTGCCCCGAGACAAGCTTCTCCCTGAACGGCAAGCCTATGCAATTACCATCCTAGCAGGAGGTCCTGCAACTCCTATTCAACCTCAGAGAATGTACAACAAAATACAGGCCAGACCAGCTGGCAAACTGCACACCGGTTCTACCTCAAAGGAGATGAACATGCTTTTTCAAAACACATCTCTTAGAGACAGTATATAGCTTATGCTTTCAATGTAAAAAATAGTAGCAAAAGCAGGACAAAACAGATTCATGAGGAGAGGGGGAAATACTCGTCTGGTTCCTGTAGGCATTTATCTTGATATGAACCTTATAGTTAATCTAGGATGACAGCACCACATGCCAGAATTTCCTTCCTACTGAGATAATCTAAATGATAATGTCATCTGTCACTTTGTCCATAAAGTGATTTATCCCCTTTCTCAGATGGAGGTTTGGGGAAGAAGGTTATTGGGTGCACTGATGAGTTTACAGAACTGGGTTGATGACACAAGCCATTTCAATGTACGGCCATACTCTGCAACCAACAGAGGAAGGTTAAAATCTTTCCTTTCAAGGGCCTCAATCAGGCTTAAAGGAAAACAGTAATCACTGTCTTTCAGCTAGTCCCGGCCGTGCTCGTCAGCCCTTTCCGTGGTGAGGCAGCCAGAGCAATCAACCTGCCAGGCATTAGGAGCGGATAGACAATCTGAAAA
This genomic interval from Seriola aureovittata isolate HTS-2021-v1 ecotype China chromosome 11, ASM2101889v1, whole genome shotgun sequence contains the following:
- the LOC130178055 gene encoding dynein, cytoplasmic 1, intermediate chain 2a isoform X2 yields the protein MSDKSELKAELERKKQRLAQIREEKKRKEEERKKKEADQLKDAALHQDESDLEKKRRDAEALLQSMGITPDAPAVPPPMSPTAKSAGTPSEAGSQDSDGAVGPRTLHWDSDPSTLQLHSDSELGRGTPKLGMAKVTQVDFPPRETVSYTKETQTPAMTQQKEEEEEEEEIAPPQPVAETPTEKPDQNEEEEAPPHELTEEEKLQILHSEEFVNFFDHSTRIIERALSEHVDLFFDYSGRDLEEKEGEIQAGAKLSLNRQFMDERWSKHRVVTCLDWSPQYPELLVASYNNNEDAPHEPDGVALVWNMKYKKATPEYVFHCQSAVMSAAFAKFHPNVVVGGTYSGQIVLWDNRSNKRTPVQRTPLSAAAHTHPVYCVNVVGTQNAHNLISISTDGKMCSWSLDMLSQPQDSMELVFKQSKAVAVTSMSFPLGDVNNFVVGSEDGSVYMSCRHGSKAGISEMFEGHHGPITGINCHTAAGPLDFSHLFVTSSFDWTVKLWSTKNNKPLYSFEDNSDYVYDVMWSPTHPALFACVDGVGHLDLWNLNNDTEVPTASVTVEGNPALNRVRWAHSGREIAVGDSDGRVLVYDVGEQIAVPRNDEWTRFVRTLAEINENRDDAEELAAQRLSA
- the LOC130178055 gene encoding dynein, cytoplasmic 1, intermediate chain 2a isoform X3 — its product is MSDKSELKAELERKKQRLAQIREEKKRKEEERKKKEADQLKDAALHQDESDLEKKRRDAEALLQSMGITPDAPAVPPPMSPTAKSAGTPSEAGSQDSDGAVGPRRGTPKLGMAKVTQVDFPPRETVSYTKETQTPAMTQQKEEEEEEEEIAPPQPVAETPTEKPDQNEEEEAPPHELTEEEKLQILHSEEFVNFFDHSTRIIERALSEHVDLFFDYSGRDLEEKEGEIQAGAKLSLNRQFMDERWSKHRVVTCLDWSPQYPELLVASYNNNEDAPHEPDGVALVWNMKYKKATPEYVFHCQSAVMSAAFAKFHPNVVVGGTYSGQIVLWDNRSNKRTPVQRTPLSAAAHTHPVYCVNVVGTQNAHNLISISTDGKMCSWSLDMLSQPQDSMELVFKQSKAVAVTSMSFPLGDVNNFVVGSEDGSVYMSCRHGSKAGISEMFEGHHGPITGINCHTAAGPLDFSHLFVTSSFDWTVKLWSTKNNKPLYSFEDNSDYVYDVMWSPTHPALFACVDGVGHLDLWNLNNDTEVPTASVTVEGNPALNRVRWAHSGREIAVGDSDGRVLVYDVGEQIAVPRNDEWTRFVRTLAEINENRDDAEELAAQRLSA
- the LOC130178055 gene encoding dynein, cytoplasmic 1, intermediate chain 2a isoform X1, with amino-acid sequence MSDKSELKAELERKKQRLAQIREEKKRKEEERKKKEADQLKDAALHQDESDLEKKRRDAEALLQSMGITPDAPAVPPPMSPTAKSAGTPSEAGSQDSDGAVGPRTLHWDSDPSTLQLHSDSELGYWTLSSLLSWRGTPKLGMAKVTQVDFPPRETVSYTKETQTPAMTQQKEEEEEEEEIAPPQPVAETPTEKPDQNEEEEAPPHELTEEEKLQILHSEEFVNFFDHSTRIIERALSEHVDLFFDYSGRDLEEKEGEIQAGAKLSLNRQFMDERWSKHRVVTCLDWSPQYPELLVASYNNNEDAPHEPDGVALVWNMKYKKATPEYVFHCQSAVMSAAFAKFHPNVVVGGTYSGQIVLWDNRSNKRTPVQRTPLSAAAHTHPVYCVNVVGTQNAHNLISISTDGKMCSWSLDMLSQPQDSMELVFKQSKAVAVTSMSFPLGDVNNFVVGSEDGSVYMSCRHGSKAGISEMFEGHHGPITGINCHTAAGPLDFSHLFVTSSFDWTVKLWSTKNNKPLYSFEDNSDYVYDVMWSPTHPALFACVDGVGHLDLWNLNNDTEVPTASVTVEGNPALNRVRWAHSGREIAVGDSDGRVLVYDVGEQIAVPRNDEWTRFVRTLAEINENRDDAEELAAQRLSA